From one Lolium rigidum isolate FL_2022 chromosome 4, APGP_CSIRO_Lrig_0.1, whole genome shotgun sequence genomic stretch:
- the LOC124650309 gene encoding uncharacterized protein LOC124650309 gives MSRPHLPTNPRANGSFDGAGRRLCEIEEAAAAVAADQSWSGSPSQSTSPSSASSLPMSSCGQYMLHRVGRFDTLAGVAIKYGVEVADIKRLNSLSTDLQMFGHKTLRIPLPGRHPPSPFHHNGSYDGDDRECTPRRLHEDLLDSVLRTPRHKVSPAMSLLQGYYGLTPPPKRDPTHEGTEMSIYGKGKSVSLVDDPWSADTPNPNKFLFEHRNARSPTIGSVVNGESEENGDSERPVRRHQKADGELLLREENGSALLSRAGKGLALRPKAGSRADMNKSHQNLIAMMEPSFDDGLQTVKKSSSTPEFQEPESNSSSSSIWSASKWSLKPDGFTLPLFDSIPKPISAWKNKAARD, from the exons ATGAGCCGCCCCCATTTGCCCACAAACCCGCGCGCAAATGGCTCCTTCGACGGCGCGGGCCGCCGCCTCTGCGAgatcgaggaggcggcggccgccgtAGCCGCCGACCAGTCCTGGTCGGGCTCGCCGTCGCAGTCCACCTCCCCGTCCTCGGCCTCGTCGCTGCCCATGTCCTCCTGCGGCCAGTACATGCTGCACCGGGTCGGCAGGTTCGACACCCTCGCCGGCGTTGCCATCAAGTATGGCGTCGAG GTAGCCGACATCAAGAGGCTGAATAGCCTCTCCACTGACCTCCAGATGTTTGGCCACAAGACGCTGCGGATTCCGCTCCCTGGAAGGCATCCTCCCTCGCCTTTCCACCACAACGGTTCATACGACGGCGATGACAG GGAATGTACTCCACGGCGCCTTCATGAAGATCTACTGGATTCAGTTTTGAGAACACCGAGACACAAAGTTTCACCAGCCATGAGCCTTTTGCAGGGATACTATGGTCTCACTCCACCTCCAAAGAGGGATCCAACACACGAAGGAACTGAGATGTCGATATATGGAAAAGGCAAATCAGTTTCCTTGGTTGACGATCCATGGTCCGCAGATACACCAAATCCTAACAAGTTCCTGTTTGAGCATAGGAACGCCAGAAGCCCAACAATAGGTTCTGTTGTGAATGGCGAGTCCGAGGAGAATGGAGACAGCGAAAGGCCAGTAAGGCGGCACCAGAAAGCTGATGGGGAGTTGTTACTTAGGGAGGAAAATGGCAGCGCTTTATTATCAAGGGCTGGGAAAGGGCTCGCATTGAGGCCAAAGGCAGGCAGTCGAGCAGACATGAACAAGAGCCATCAGAACCTTATTGCTATGATGGAGCCTTCGTTCGACGACGGGCTTCAAACCGTGAAGAAATCGTCGAGCACTCCCGAGTTCCAAGAGCCagagagcaacagcagcagctcctCCATATGGTCAGCGAGCAAGTGGAGCCTAAAACCGGACGGTTTCACCCTCCCTCTTTTTGACAGCATTCCGAAGCCAATCTCTGCTTGGAAAAACAAGGCGGCCCGGGATTAG